One genomic window of Coleofasciculus sp. FACHB-1120 includes the following:
- a CDS encoding HHL1-like protein, producing the protein MTTNSGFGKVQKTKKAPKSSTKRAEASKKYDKMKGEGVPEFNIYIRIQGKKNWFPVGSLAVNRTSKINQAIFDTQEDLRQGAFRLFPVLRKNQNNLEYGYRLKGSEYADEPIQVAVPPQPSVPNAIQATIDKLKNSFSALLKRG; encoded by the coding sequence ATGACAACTAATAGTGGATTTGGCAAAGTTCAAAAAACTAAAAAAGCTCCCAAAAGCTCCACCAAACGCGCCGAAGCATCCAAAAAGTACGACAAGATGAAGGGCGAAGGAGTACCCGAATTCAATATTTACATTCGCATCCAAGGTAAAAAAAACTGGTTTCCAGTCGGTTCCCTAGCGGTGAATCGCACCAGTAAGATTAATCAAGCCATCTTCGACACCCAGGAAGACTTACGCCAAGGAGCCTTCCGTCTATTTCCCGTCCTCCGCAAGAACCAGAACAATTTGGAATACGGCTATCGCCTCAAGGGTTCTGAATATGCAGATGAGCCAATCCAAGTTGCCGTTCCTCCTCAGCCATCTGTACCGAACGCGATCCAAGCAACGATCGATAAGCTGAAAAACAGCTTCTCTGCTCTCCTGAAACGGGGTTAA